One Candidatus Cloacimonas sp. DNA window includes the following coding sequences:
- the holA gene encoding DNA polymerase III subunit delta — protein MESPLLALDFTSASVHLGSSYLLIGADSYLVDRILDILKATLKKKDNVDVFIIYGDEVKSAELADLLDTYSIFSSAKLVIIRNADQMNEKGQKILLSYLAEPSEIQCLAIVVEKIELKDDIWKKIKSQTKVINCEPPRFGSAIRSWLDNTLKEMNKTMTYKAIEEFLNRVELDYYNAANELNKLDILTSDKKTITDTDVMKSLGTTRKGTLIDFYRALGRKQTMQAIEAMEKMLNANWDFLQIFFQFNKFYNNIWHILLLKKAHISDSEIISKHLEDIYYNQRKEFLSLATSCTLNSLEKIFAILLETDHQFKLSVADARILLTTCLIKVLEA, from the coding sequence ATGGAATCACCCCTTTTAGCTCTTGATTTTACTTCTGCCAGTGTGCATTTGGGTTCTTCCTATCTACTTATTGGCGCAGATTCCTATCTTGTGGATAGAATTCTTGATATCTTAAAAGCGACCCTGAAAAAGAAAGACAATGTAGATGTATTTATTATCTATGGCGATGAAGTGAAAAGTGCTGAATTAGCTGATTTATTGGATACCTATTCCATCTTCTCTTCCGCTAAACTTGTTATTATCCGAAATGCCGATCAGATGAATGAAAAAGGACAAAAGATACTGCTTAGCTATTTAGCTGAACCATCCGAAATTCAATGTCTGGCTATTGTAGTAGAAAAGATTGAGCTTAAAGATGATATCTGGAAGAAAATTAAATCTCAGACAAAGGTAATTAATTGTGAACCGCCTCGTTTTGGCTCTGCGATTCGTTCCTGGCTGGACAACACTCTGAAAGAAATGAATAAAACTATGACCTATAAAGCCATTGAAGAATTCCTCAATCGAGTGGAACTGGATTATTATAATGCAGCCAATGAGCTTAATAAATTGGACATCCTAACTTCGGATAAAAAAACAATCACCGATACGGATGTTATGAAAAGTTTGGGAACAACCCGCAAAGGAACCCTGATTGATTTTTATCGTGCCTTAGGCAGAAAACAAACAATGCAAGCAATTGAAGCAATGGAAAAAATGCTTAACGCTAACTGGGATTTCTTACAGATATTTTTCCAATTTAATAAGTTCTATAACAACATCTGGCATATTTTGTTATTGAAAAAAGCTCATATTTCCGATAGCGAAATCATCTCTAAGCATCTTGAGGATATCTATTATAACCAGAGGAAGGAATTCTTATCATTAGCAACCTCATGTACGCTTAATTCACTGGAAAAGATATTTGCCATTTTATTGGAGACCGATCATCAATTTAAACTTTCCGTTGCAGATGCCAGAAT
- a CDS encoding undecaprenyl-diphosphate phosphatase: protein MSFILSILLGILQGLTEFIPVSSSGHLVLFQHFFGIGDSSDIGFELFLHLGTLLAVLIYFRKTLWELFKSLFCWGNTVNREQHRKNRTLVYYLLISTLATGAVYLICGDYFELAFALPMLVAFFLLLTGSIVFLSDYFKDKGIPSSNLGFFKAIIIGLGQGIAIIPGISRSGTTIAYALATGMKRKDAAQYSFLLSIPAILAGNLSAYKELVTLNSALAVNYFAGFISSFLVGYLVIAFLIRLIEMSRLKYFGIYCWVAGLISICMIAMGF, encoded by the coding sequence ATGAGTTTTATCCTGTCAATTCTTCTGGGCATTTTACAAGGTCTTACGGAATTCATACCGGTCAGCAGTTCAGGGCATTTGGTATTATTTCAACATTTCTTTGGCATAGGAGATAGCAGTGACATTGGTTTTGAGCTCTTCTTACATTTAGGAACTTTGTTAGCGGTTCTTATTTATTTCCGTAAGACCCTTTGGGAGCTTTTTAAGTCACTTTTTTGCTGGGGTAATACGGTAAATCGCGAACAGCATCGTAAAAACAGAACTTTGGTCTATTATCTGTTAATATCCACTCTGGCGACGGGAGCTGTCTATCTTATTTGTGGTGACTATTTTGAACTTGCTTTTGCTTTACCGATGCTGGTGGCATTCTTCTTACTATTAACGGGCAGCATTGTTTTTCTTTCCGATTATTTTAAGGATAAAGGTATCCCATCCTCCAACTTGGGCTTTTTCAAGGCAATTATTATTGGGTTGGGACAGGGGATTGCCATTATCCCTGGAATATCTCGATCCGGAACTACCATTGCCTATGCGTTAGCAACGGGAATGAAACGCAAAGATGCGGCTCAGTATTCTTTTTTATTAAGCATACCGGCAATTTTGGCAGGTAATCTTTCTGCCTATAAAGAACTGGTTACGCTTAATTCAGCGCTTGCCGTAAATTATTTTGCTGGTTTCATTAGCTCTTTTCTGGTTGGTTATTTAGTTATTGCGTTTTTAATCCGTTTAATTGAAATGAGCCGGCTAAAATACTTTGGCATATATTGCTGGGTGGCAGGTTTAATCTCTATTTGTATGATCGCAATGGGATTTTAA
- a CDS encoding divergent polysaccharide deacetylase family protein, with amino-acid sequence MPKTHKKKLRKIKRRKTNKGPGILILIGFICCVLIWWITKEPVTNHNQTGETTEADSAGTPNTMKHKEKKQHFADKKINKTNTISKVKELTKQEPTAKNNSPEAVIGSTINKLGIPASYYRKNKTNDIIVYNVPIDKSVMDLVYANMIFKGELERGGGKFIRGTDNPGKQTLLFNFSEAPKQYQINIYYDSDLYQKKQKNRTITLVIDDFGIIGGDLLEGFLSLDKEICFAIFPDEKYSVLTMERAKKQGRTTIIHIPMEPIGYPEVNPGDNAILVQYDDRQIEKILNRFIDQLPYCAGVNNHMGSLATTDEDVMSTVMETLKKHNLFFLDSRTTNVSVAYSVARKQHLKSYRNDLFLDSPNISQSTMDAKLNQIIELSNLNDNVIAITHCHNYDKLQYIKKIINRLKAAGFTLVPITEIDKFNVPEIL; translated from the coding sequence ATGCCCAAAACGCATAAAAAGAAACTGCGCAAGATAAAAAGACGCAAAACGAACAAGGGACCTGGAATTTTAATTTTAATCGGCTTTATTTGTTGTGTCCTTATTTGGTGGATAACGAAGGAACCTGTCACTAATCATAATCAGACCGGAGAAACTACCGAAGCTGATAGTGCAGGAACACCCAATACAATGAAGCATAAAGAGAAAAAGCAGCATTTTGCAGATAAGAAAATCAATAAAACAAATACAATATCAAAAGTGAAAGAACTTACAAAACAAGAACCAACTGCCAAGAATAATAGTCCGGAAGCAGTAATTGGCTCCACCATAAATAAACTCGGTATTCCAGCAAGTTACTACCGAAAAAATAAAACCAATGATATCATCGTTTATAATGTCCCCATTGATAAATCCGTTATGGATCTGGTTTATGCAAATATGATATTTAAAGGAGAATTGGAAAGAGGAGGTGGAAAATTTATCCGAGGGACAGACAATCCTGGAAAGCAGACCTTACTATTTAATTTCTCCGAAGCACCCAAACAGTATCAGATAAACATATATTATGATTCCGATTTATATCAAAAGAAACAGAAAAATAGGACTATTACTCTGGTAATTGATGATTTTGGCATTATTGGAGGAGACCTGCTGGAAGGTTTTCTATCTCTGGATAAAGAAATTTGTTTTGCCATTTTTCCTGATGAGAAATACAGTGTGCTTACTATGGAAAGAGCAAAAAAGCAGGGAAGAACTACTATAATTCACATTCCTATGGAACCAATCGGATACCCGGAAGTAAATCCCGGAGATAATGCTATCTTAGTTCAATATGATGATCGGCAGATTGAAAAGATCCTAAATCGTTTTATTGACCAACTTCCTTATTGTGCAGGAGTAAATAATCATATGGGCAGTTTGGCTACTACAGATGAAGATGTTATGAGCACAGTTATGGAAACCCTTAAAAAGCATAATCTCTTCTTTTTGGATAGCCGAACTACGAATGTTTCAGTTGCTTATTCAGTAGCAAGGAAACAACATTTAAAGAGTTATCGGAATGATCTCTTTCTGGATTCTCCCAATATCAGCCAATCTACTATGGACGCAAAGTTGAATCAGATTATTGAGCTTTCTAATCTGAATGATAATGTAATAGCCATCACACACTGTCATAATTATGATAAGCTGCAATACATAAAAAAAATAATAAACCGACTTAAAGCCGCAGGTTTTACTTTGGTTCCTATCACGGAAATTGATAAATTCAATGTTCCGGAAATACTATAG